The Arachis duranensis cultivar V14167 chromosome 2, aradu.V14167.gnm2.J7QH, whole genome shotgun sequence genome has a window encoding:
- the LOC107472748 gene encoding putative disease resistance protein At3g14460 translates to MLNDNNEHQLSVFAIVGIGGVGKTTLAQSVYNKEEEFMKGFDLKAWVCVSENFDIAETTKNVIKEISPNTQGVEHFNSLHHTLKEKLLNKKFFIVLDDVWSDDGDKWSNFMTPFQYGKKGSIVLLTTRGKNVALAVQNCRPYFLKGLSEDYCWSVFANNASFPESNGSAALEEIGRKVVKKCDGLPLAAETLGRLLRTKHDVEEWNKILTSHIWGFSVQKSKIIPALLISYFHLPPHLKRCFVYCALYPKDYKFEKDELILLWMAEDLLPLPKRGESFEEVGCECFDELTCRLFFTKIKDGDDYFVMHDLLHDLAIFLAGDFYCNSEELGEEKEIRIQTRHLCVNLRHCSSKLLNLISKVESLRTLLLFGDFISPNCNIEAATCDILSKCKYLRALSFSKLNVVHDSIGELIHLRYLDLSCTNIKTLPESLCKLSNLQTLKLNHCSKLTTLPSGLHNLVSLRHIDIRGTSLEEMPRKMSKLNQLHVLSYFIVGKHEENGIQELGGLVNLHGSVEIKKLENIVDVNEAKSARIMDKKHIDELCLEWSPSNDLVSSTQKERDMLDNLQMHSGLKELKIKGYKGTIFPNWIGHCSYQNMTSVSLESCDHCCMLPSLGQLPSLKSLSIQRFHQLRSIGGEFYKNEGDHHSLHITPFPSLERLEFDDMARWEEWHLPDSKAFPQLMILHIRNCRMLKEEMLNQVFFRIVSSLSDVSKVRKLCIYNSSIEWLPASMFLDGDTLSIRGCEYEKESALKAMISMNHLSCLQEIHISGYNSHVSFPANCFLKSLQKLKIHSCRKLEFPEQQKQKYDLVELQIEDSCHSLTSLSLDAFPNLKNLEISWCRNLESVSMSKPPHAALQSLSIYECHRLVSFAGEGLVAPNLTHLSLIECYNLKALPRDMNSLLPSLHSLQISQCGNLESISMSEAPHAALQRLIISGCSKLVSFAGEGLAAPNLTHLSITHCYKLEALPRDMNSLLPSLHSLEIFCCPNICRLPEAGLPPNLKSLEVGIREEQMRDLSWMANLEALTHLRIYGYGCKNIKSYPEVGLLPHIPSLTTLEIWCFDNLETLECNELLCLTSLQQLHISFCQKLENMEGEKLPPSLLLLQIKQCPLLEEHCKNKHQLIWPKISHIPTIKFV, encoded by the coding sequence ATGCTGAATGACAACAATGAGCATCAGCTGTCTGTGTTTGCTATTGTTGGCATAGGTGGAGTTGGTAAAACAACATTAGCCCAATCAGTTTACAACAAAGAGGAGGAGTTCATGAAGGGATTTGATCTGAAAGCATGGGTTTGTGTTTCAGAAAATTTTGATATTGCTGAGACTACAAAGAATGTTATAAAGGAGATCTCTCCAAATACTCAAGGTGTTGAGCACTTCAATTCACTTCACCATactttgaaagaaaaattgttGAACAAGAAATTCTTTATTGTTCTGGATGATGTTTGGAGTGATGATGGAGACAAATGGAGTAATTTTATGACCCCTTTCCAATATGGGAAGAAAGGAAGTATTGTTCTTCTGACTACTCGCGGGAAAAATGTTGCTCTAGCAGTTCAGAACTGTCGCCCTTATTTTCTGAAAGGGTTGTCAGAAGACTATTGTTGGTCAGTGTTTGCTAACAATGCATCTTTTCCAGAATCAAATGGGAGTGCAGCACTTGAAGAAATAGGTAGAAAGGTTGTCAAGAAGTGTGATGGCTTGCCATTAGCTGCAGAAACACTTGGACGCTTGTTACGTACAAAGCACGATGTTGAGGAATGGAACAAGATACTAACGAGTCATATTTGGGGATTTTCTGTGCAGAAGAGTAAGATTATCCCAGCATTACTGATAAGTTACTTCCATCTTCCTCCACATTTAAAGCGTTGTTTTGTTTATTGTGCTTTATATCCCAAGGATTATAAATTTGAGAAGGATGAATTAATCCTTTTGTGGATGGCAGAAGATCTTTTACCACTAccaaagagaggagagagtttCGAAGAAGTTGGTTGTGAGTGTTTTGATGAACTAACTTGCAGATTATTTTTCACGAAGATTAAAGACGGTGATGATTATTTTGTGATGCACGATCTCTTGCATGACTTAGCAATATTCCTTGCTGGGGATTTCTATTGCAACTCAGAAGAACTTGGTGAAGAGAAGGAGATAAGGATTCAAACCCGGCATTTGTGTGTAAACTTACGTCATTGTAGCTCAAAACTTCTTAATTTGATTTCTAAAGTAGAATCTTTGAGAACATTATTATTGTTTGGCGATTTCATATCTCCCAACTGCAACATTGAAGCGGCAACTTGTGACATATTATCAAAGTGTAAATACTTGAGAGCTTTATCCTTTAGTAAACTTAATGTGGTGCATGATTCAATAGGAGAATTGATCCATCTGCGCTACTTGGATCTCTCTTGCACTAATATTAAGACATTGCCCGAGTCTTTGTGCAAGTTGTCTAATTTGCAAACATTGAAGTTGAATCATTGTTCTAAGCTAACTACACTGCCTAGTGGTTTGCATAATCTTGTGAGTTTGCGGCATATTGATATTAGAGGAACTTCTTTGGAAGAAATGCCCAGAAAAATGAGCAAATTGAATCAATTGCACGTTTTAAGTTACTTTATCGTGGGCAAGCACGAAGAGAATGGAATCCAAGAGTTAGGAGGGCTTGTAAATCTTCATGGATCCGTTGAGATTAAGAAGTTGGAGAATATTGTTGATGTGAATGAAGCAAAGAGCGCAAGGATAATGGATAAGAAGCACATTGATGAATTATGCTTGGAATGGTCTCCAAGTAATGATTTGGTTTCAAGCACacaaaaagaaagagacatgcTCGATAACTTGCAAATGCACAGTGGGTTGAAAGAGCTGAAAATCAAGGGATACAAGGGTACCATATTTCCAAATTGGATTGGGCATTGTTCCTACCAAAACATGACAAGTGTATCTCTTGAGTCTTGTGACCATTGCTGCATGCTGCCTTCACTTGGACAGCTGCCATCTCTTAAGTCCCTAAGCATTCAACGCTTCCATCAGCTGAGGAGTATTGGCGGCGAGTTTTACAAGAATGAAGGAGATCATCATTCTTTGCATATTACACCGTTTCCCTCGCTGGAGagattggaatttgatgatatGGCACGTTGGGAGGAGTGGCACTTACCTGACTCAAAAGCTTTTCCTCAACTTATGATTCTTCATATAAGAAATTGCCGAATGTTGAAGGAAGAGATGCTTAATCAGGTATTCTTCAGAATCGTTTCTTCTTTGTCGGATGTTTCCAAAGTTCGCAAACTATGTATATATAACTCCTCTATAGAATGGCTCCCCGCATCTATGTTTCTTGATGGGGATACTTTATCAATTAGGGGATGTGAATATGAGAAAGAGTCTGCATTGAAAGCAATGATCAGCATGAACCATCTAAGTTGCCTCCAAGAAATACACATCTCAGGGTATAACTCTCATGTATCCTTTCCGGCCAATTGTTTTCTCAAATCTTTGCAAAAGCTGAAAATCCATAGCTGTAGAAAACTAGAATTCCCTGAGCAACAGAAGCAGAAGTATGATCTGGTAGAGCTACAAATAGAAGACAGCTGTCATTCACTGACCTCCTTGTCGTTGGATGCCTTTCCCAATCTCAAGAATCTCGAGATATCATGGTGTAGAAATCTGGAATCAGTCTCAATGTCAAAGCCACCACACGCTGCTCTTCAAAGTCTCTCCATCTATGAATGCCACAGATTAGTGTCATTTGCAGGAGAAGGACTGGTTGCACCCAACTTAACTCATCTCAGCCTCATAGAATGCTACAATTTGAAGGCATTACCACGTGACATGAATAGTCTACTCCCAAGTTTACACTCTCTCCAGATATCACAGTGTGGGAATCTGGAATCAATCTCAATGTCAGAGGCACCACATGCTGCTCTTCAACGTCTCATAATCAGTGGGTGCTCCAAATTAGTGTCATTTGCAGGAGAAGGACTGGCTGCACCCAACTTGACTCATCTCAGCATCACACATTGCTACAAGTTGGAGGCATTACCACGTGACATGAATAGTCTACTCCCAAGTTTACATTCTCTCGAGATATTTTGTTGCCCAAACATTTGCAGGTTGCCAGAGGCTGGTTTGCCGCCTAACTTGAAATCACTTGAGGTGGGAATTCGTGAGGAACAAATGAGGGATCTATCATGGATGGCCAATTTGGAGGCCCTCACTCATCTAAGAATTTATGGTTATGGGTGTAAGAACATAAAGTCATACCCAGAGGTGGGTTTGCTGCCCCATATTCCCTCCCTTACCACTCTTGAGATATGGTGCTTCGATAATCTGGAGACATTGGAGTGCAACGAGCTTCTCTGCCTCACCTCCCTTCAACAATTGCACATTTCATTCTGCCAGAAGCTGGAGAATATGGAAGGAGAAAAGCTGCCTCCCTCTCTCTTGCTACTTCAAATTAaacagtgtcctttgctggaagAACACTGCAAGAACAAGCATCAACTAATCTGGCCTAAAATTTCCCACATCCCCACCATTAAATTCGTCTGA